One stretch of Halalkalicoccus subterraneus DNA includes these proteins:
- a CDS encoding DUF2080 family transposase-associated protein has translation MDRHEIKGEEVHTGRASKAGNGAHVYVPKRWLGADVKVVRTSELDD, from the coding sequence TGGACCGGCACGAAATTAAGGGAGAAGAAGTCCATACCGGGAGAGCCTCGAAAGCGGGTAACGGAGCTCACGTTTACGTTCCTAAGCGGTGGCTCGGAGCGGACGTGAAGGTCGTCCGGACCTCGGAGCTCGACGACTAG